One window of Elaeis guineensis isolate ETL-2024a chromosome 11, EG11, whole genome shotgun sequence genomic DNA carries:
- the LOC105053523 gene encoding uncharacterized protein — translation MASGDIQDFYRQRKKGAAASAATAKKKSGKPRRGGATVGADAAQTPFIVSHGSPDLQDDYGPEEEKLRQFDMDMRYGPCLGLTRLQRWERASAMGLHPPPEVGELLRQMWQDELRRRSSEPKTKPNPVLECLWEGRV, via the exons ATGGCATCGGGCGACATCCAGGACTTCTACCGGCAAAGGAAGAAGGGCGCCGCCGCCTCTGCCGCCACCGCCAAAAAGAAATCCGGAAAGCCCCGACGCGGCGGCGCCACCGTGGGAGCTGACGCGGCCCAGACCCCTTTCATCGTCTCCCACGGATCCCCCGATCTCCAAG ATGATTACGGGCCAGAGGAGGAGAAGCTCCGGCAGTTCGACATGGACATGAGGTACGGACCCTGCCTCGGCCTTACCCGCCTCCAGCGCTGGGAGCGCGCCTCCGCCATGGGCCTCCACCCGCCGCCGGAAGTCGGCGAGCTCCTCCGCCAAATGTGGCAGGACGAGCTCCGCCGCCGATCGTCGGAGCCAAAGACTAAGCCTAACCCCGTGCTGGAGTGCCTCTGGGAGGGCCGAGTCTAG